The following are encoded in a window of Onthophagus taurus isolate NC chromosome 3, IU_Otau_3.0, whole genome shotgun sequence genomic DNA:
- the LOC139429516 gene encoding piggyBac transposable element-derived protein 4-like: MAAHRKKIYTKKQLKKIALDIMEDREPEDDDAVISSGERDSNGNIQSDSEEDEVDEELYENEVNSANDFTWEYTPTWTPKVHDFEESNSGIQNKNITDTSTALKIFLEFMNEEIINKIVLESNNYYQQTIEKDINMKQNMRNLGPDEFMCFLGIVLLMSRVKKLEIHEYWSTNTLIETPMFAKVMKRDRFKLIKRILHFRNNNEQSSDRVRKISSMTTVLKEIFPKNFTPYQNLCIDKSLLLFKGRLLFKQYIPSKRSRFRIKMFIISDCKTGYILDFIIYSGSTTEITSNNPELGKSGQIVLTLMNNYLYKGHCLYIDNWYSSPLLFQYLHQQQVNACGIVKKIENTCLSLVKNYEKEM; this comes from the coding sequence ATGGCAGCacatcgaaaaaaaatttacaccaaaaagcaacttaaaaaaattgcccTTGATATTATGGAAGACCGAGAACCAGAAGATGACGACGCAGTAATTAGTAGTGGCGAAAGGGATTCCAATGGGAATATTCAAAGTGACAGTGAAGAAGATGAGGTGGACGAGGAATTATACGAAAACGAAGTAAATTCGGCAAACGACTTCACATGGGAATACACACCAACGTGGACTCCAAAGGTACATGATTTTGAAGAAAGTAATAGTggtattcaaaataaaaatattaccgACACATCGACTgctctaaaaatttttcttgaatttatgaatgaagaaataattaacaaaatagtCTTAGAatctaataattattatcagCAAACGATTGAGAAAGATATTaatatgaaacaaaatatGAGAAATTTGGGACCAGACGAATTTATGTGCTTCCTAGGAATAGTGTTACTTATGAGTAGAgttaaaaaattggaaattcaTGAATACTGGTCAACAAATACTCTTATAGAAACCCCTATGTTTGCCAAAGTTATGAAAAGGGATagatttaaattgattaagaGGATTTTACACTTTCGTAATAATAATGAACAAAGTAGTGACAGAGTTCGTAAAATTAGTTCTATGACGACAGTACTcaaagaaatttttccaaaaaattttacaccCTATCAAAATCTTTGCATAgacaaaagtttattattattcaaaggTAGATTGCTCTTCAAGCAATATATTCCATCGAAACGAAGTAggtttagaataaaaatgttcatcATTAGTGATTGCAAAACTGGTTACATATTAGATTTTATTATCTACAGTGGTTCAACTACTGAAATAACAAGTAACAATCCAGAACTTGGAAAATCAGGACAAATAGTCCTAACGCTTATGAATAACTACCTCTATAAGGGACATTGTTTGTATATAGATAATTGGTACAGCAGTCCATtgttatttcaatatttacacCAACAACAGGTAAATGCTTGTggcattgttaaaaaaatagaaaacacATGCCTAAGTTTGGtaaaaaattacgaaaagGAGATGTAA